The following is a genomic window from Benincasa hispida cultivar B227 chromosome 7, ASM972705v1, whole genome shotgun sequence.
TTGGGGCACATTAGAATTCAGCAAAtccaatattttataatattagtttttgtttattgacAGTATTATAAGAGTTAAATCTAAAGCTAAATTTGACTTATCTTCTTTTGATAGGTTTGCTTTCTTATATAGAAAGAGATCGGATGTTGGTTGGAGATATCTCTCGGGAGATATTAGATTTAATTTCTAGGCTTTAGAATTATAAAAGACCAAATATAGATGATTTTGTGTAGCAGTCGGATGAGTTTTAAGAGAATATGATTTATCATTCTTCTATATTGATGCCCGCTTTTGACTCTTGGACTTGGTTCTAAAATCTTGCATACATTTTGTAAGAAAGGAGACAAAGTTGAACTAGTTTGATGAGAAAATAACTTGCGCCACTTGACAATTTAATGCTCTTTTGATTTAGGttttatttttgtgatttcttttaCAAAGGATTTacaattattgattaaaaaaaagtacttatggtaggcttattgaattaACTTGCGCCACTATTCAAGTCCCGAAATcataacatacataaactaCTCATCTCCTTACCTTGTATGGGAAGAAGTTAATTCTATTTTGTGAAATTATCTTTCTTGCTCTCTATGTGGTCAAGTCCCTATGCTAGGCTTATTGAATTAACTACATAGTCATTCTTagtcatgcaaatcaaatgacaagCCTTCATATACATGAGCTCATAACttattcaggattaagatcgagtcacATTTAATCATtttgtgaaatattaatcttcTCCATTAATTAAGGTATTAAGAGAGATTAAATACTTTGTAGTCttatcttatacaaacttattGTACAAGATACCTTCaatcacatgtctccacattaaCGATTTGATTCTAATCACgtgtaacaattacaaactgGATCATAGACAACTTCTAGATATTCTAGCCTCGACTTCTTTGGCTTATGAACTCCTGGAGCAACATCTTGTTCCCATTTTTAGGGTTGAGACGTTTCCTCTTGAGTCTATTGGCTTGAACTTCTTATTTCTTGACTTGATTACTTTATTTCGATCTTGTCAACCCCAATTTGATCCTTAATTATTCTTCCAAAGCGCTTGTAACATATTGAATTATTCAATTCTTACAAAATAGATAGTAAAGCACATAAGAGTAACAAACTAACTTGAATTGAGGACATTAAATAGCATATTTAAAGTGCTATCGGGAAGGTTCTAATAGTCATATAACAATTAGCCATTCTAACTAGTCCTCCAAAGGGAAATTAAGAGGATGACAAGAGTAAATTTGCTCTCACATCACATCAAGGTTATACCAGATGCTAAAACGTTTGAATAAGATGTTAAAGAAGGACGAACATCATCGAAAGATGGAAATCAATCAATGATTGATGATCCCAAACATAACAACGTAACCCATTAAAATTGGGTAAGTCTCAAAGTTTATCTTTATTCTTACACCATTATCCTAAAGTAATGACCTAAATTCTACATGCCAACAGTTGGGGTGAGATACAAATATCatcaattctttttcttttctttttttttttttgaaaaagatctAATGTCGAGGGATCAACAGATGCACTCGAATATCTCAACCAGGTTGATACATTCTTAACGCCCTCATCATGTCCTGATAAAAAAGAAATCCATCAATAAGAGAAATGTACAAAGACAATAAATAGAGTCAAAGCaccaacaaacaaaaaaaaaaaaaaggaaggaggCTAGAGAAAAGCCATCAAATTAAGAGTTATACAAACAACATCATAGTTACAAAAGAGATTAGATTTAGTAGTCTAAAGGTAGGGTTGAGCACATCTTCCCAAAGGTGACTTGGAGGTTTGCCCACATCTTTGAAGGTCCTTCTATTTCTCTCCAACCATAGACACCAAAAGCAGGCACCAATCAAATTGCTCCATGTGACTTTCTTCTTGCTGTTGGGTTTAATATGTGTAAGAACATATAGCATATCATCCAAAGAGGTAGGTAGATAGTGTTTAGCAGCAGAATTAAGCCTATTCTAGAAGTAGTTGGAGTAGGAGCATTGCAAGAAAACATGTTAAGCGGATTCCTCAGCATTCCTGCACAATACACACCAATTCGACTTGAGCATCATGTTATGTGAGCGCACTTGGCAATTGTCACTCGTATTTATGCCTGTGTAGAAGAGTCCAGACAAAGAAGAAGATGTATTTTTTAGCTAGAAAGGCAAACTAAAGAGATTGAACATCCAACGATATAGAAATAGGAGACGCATCCTAGATTAAGATTTCCATGGATTTGACACTAAAGATACCATTAGCCGAGAGCATTCATTTAACCTGTTCCTTCCCAACATTCGGGTCGAGATGAGGCTATTCATTTGTAATCTGAGTCTAGATATTTTGTTTGTGAGACAATAGGGGTTTACGGAATTTGGGGTTCCACACAGCATTGCGCTCATCTCAAGCATCTTGTACAGTAATCACCCTATCTTCAATCACGGCATAGAATTTGGGGAGATGTTGACTGACAAAACCATTCATAGCCCATTCATGAGACCAAAAAAGAGTGTTGTTACCCAACGAGGTTGAAAGTGGATTGTACCCTAAGTTTGTCATCGAGGAGGATGACAGTTTAAGTGGGGGAGGATGTCACAATCTAACTTTGAGATAGTAGATTGTGACCCCACTTGTGTAGACAGTGCAGTGGTGACACATGAGTGTCGACACATCTGGCAAAGACAGAGGACCAAGAGAAGTATCGTGATGCGATTGAGGAGACCCTTTGTATTTTAAACTTCACATTCTACAAGGATCATGAATTCTAAACTTCACATTCTAAAAGTACTCTCACTATAGAGGAAGGATAAAGTTTTAAACTCTATATATAGAAGATGACTAGATTACTCAAATGTGAGCCAGACATCTAGGGAGTATTTGGGGCAGAATAAAAAACCTATGAATCAAATGCTTGGGGGCTTATTTGAGGGATTCAAAAGTCTGGGAATCATAAATGCCTGTGTTTTGAGGCGCAAACATGGGTTTAGGTAATCTAATTTTCTTTGCCTATTTCTTAGTCGTTTACCAATGATGAAGACAGTTGATCGTTCACCAAAGTCAGCTGACAGTTGCCAACGGTCATCGACAACAAATGATAAGAGATAGGAGATTTCTCAAACCTATGACATtcattagaaaaatatatattccaAACCCATGAGTTCGGTTTCTTAATCGTGAGAATTTTATTCCAATAGCCCAAACATGGTTTGGCTTCAAATGCCAAACCCCCTAATTCCAAACCCATGAGCCACATACCCtcttaatcttttttaattccATGGATTCAACTATaaccaaagaaaaatataatagagATCTCTTGTAAATATTTCAACTTTGTATTTTTCCCTCTCAGTTCTACTTTGaaattctttctaaagtgctCTCAAGGCATTACAGAAACTATGGTAGAAAAGAAATATTGACAAATTCTTCTTTCTAATTCTCATTGGACATTGTAATTTACATGGACTAAATCACTAATATAACAATCCatataagtaaaataaaatggttGTTAGAGACATTTCAAGTAGAACCCCATAATATAAAAGGGTAAAATAGAATGGACCTTATTGCTTAATCTTACAAAGAATGTAAGgaacataaaataaagaaagttTTTGGCCTTTGGAATGGAGATTGCAATGGTATTTTAGCTTCTATTTAAATCTAGAAGGATTCAAAATGGGAAATGATCTTCAATTCTTCATACAATGACACTTGGTTAAATCTTCAACCTCTTCTCATTGTCGaagcttttaaaaaatagaaaatatagaaCTAAAAATTAATAGgtaaaacaacaattttttatccctaaactttcataaaattaaCAATTTCGTCTCTAAATTTTAGATAGTAATGATTTAATCTTAGTACTTTCAAATacataacaatttagtctttgaattttaataattaggGTAATTACAATGGGTTGcatttttagaataataactaAAAGTCTGTCCTGTTAGACTTCTTCTTTAATAGACTCTTACCAGTAAAGCAATGTGATCCATCAATAGGCTATCTAAATTTTACCATATTTGTCATTTTtctacattatgttatatctgcgcTAATACTTAGAATctgattgttatatttgcaatttccCTCATAATTAAGTAACgatttagttcttatactttcaTCAAAACTAAGTGTCAAGTTTTATTACattcaattttatctttataatttataataaatttaattcttgatcattTTATCAATCTACACTTGTaacaaatttcattaataatcGTACTAATAGGTTTCATGATAGGagctaaatcattacaaattatAAAGTGTAGAGATTAGATACTTTCTAgttaaagtttagagattaaattattactttaCGAAAGTTTGGGGACCACAAATGTTTTCTTAACCAAATAAATAGTTAGAAATAATTGTAAAATTGACAATAATACCCCTGAAAGATGACTCTTTGAAAATGAGACAGATGCCAACTGTATGAAGATTTTTCTTAGCTGGAGAGCTGGCTTCATGTTCTCATTCCAATTTTCAACTTCTGATTATTGCTTTTTTTCTCCCTCTTTTtgtcaaattaattgaaatttctGGTGGATTTAATAATTCTGCTCCACTTTCCCCCTCTTTACCTAatgcaaacaaaaaaaatccttaaaaatatatttagagaaactcacatatagaaaaaataccaaactatttatagaaatagcaaaataaataaataaataaaaatattgatagacaatAATAGACTTATATCAATGATACCcaatttctatcactaataatatcaatgatagacttgtattagtttctatcaccgatagacactgatagacttctatctatTAGTTTCTATTACTGATAAACATTGATAGGTTTCTTTCAAtatctatcaatttctatcattgatagacaacgTCTATATGTGATAGACATTATCACAACTATaactaaattttgctatttgtataaataatttttcttatttttctattttaaaaatctCTATACCTTTAATTCAAATCTCTTATTTAACTCAATTtatgtctctttttttttttttttctcattccctttttattaaaattggatTCTTCCTTCCCTCACTCAAACTAAAAATTGTTCTGTAGCCATTACTCTCTCACTTTCCCTTTTGTCTTCACATTCCCATATTCTCTATCTCAAAACTTTCTCATAGTTCTTTGTTGTAAAGCAATGAATCAAAAACAGAGTTCCTTTTTGTGATTCCATGATTGAACTTTTGGCAAACCCAAagattctttcttcttcctatgGGTTTCCTCTttgtttcttaataaaataGTGTGAAAACAGAGAGAAATATTGATCAAAGCAGCAAAAATCAATAGGTTATATGATCAATATGGTTTCAATTGAAAATCAAAGCCATAGAGTTTCAGAATTGGAAATTAGGCCTGGAGGAATGTTGGTTCAAATGAGGGATTTGAATTCAAATAATCCTTCTTTTCCCACTATCAAAGTTAAGGTCAAATTTGGCTCTTCTTACCATCATATTCAAATCAATTCCCATGCAAGCTTTGGTaacacttttttcttttcatctattgaatttgttcattttgTTGTGAATATGATTCTGAGTTCTTCattagttatttgtttaatttcagtGATAAATGTAAATTCTTTGTGTATGATTTCATATATTGAACATATATTTTGCCATGTTAAGAAATTCTTGCATCTATGATTGTATGCGAAGTTTTTTAGTAAAACATTTGTATAACATTTCTATTTTGGAATGTCTGTATGAGACATTCTGGATTAGATAAAGTTGGTTGAAACTTACCTTTGGctcattttaaaaatagttagaTAAATAAATCCCCTTTTGGGTAAAATTCAGGCTAAATTGCAATATTATCTTGATCTTTCATAAATGTTTCAAACATTATCCTTTGAGTAGAATTTTATTAgaagattgaataaaaattgtGACTTGGAATAGGTGTGGCGATACTCCAAATTTATGTTTTAAGATCACTACAATATCATCTAGGTCATCTCAACTTTTTTTCAACGTCTTATAGTGAATTCTATTCTAAATGtagttttgaaatgtttataaaaaaatggtggataatattgtaaattttgtaagttAAGAGGTGGTTTTTTTGAGCCTAAAAATTTAGGAGCATAATCATTCcgtcaatttaatttgaaatgggataatttcatattattttaaaatgtatattgTTGAGTTATAATATAAGGAATTGATTTTAGTAGTGAGAATTTAGtcctatggtttgataaaaagagcagttgtaaatataacaatcaGATTCAATATATTTGCAGATATAGcacaatgcaaaaaaaaaattacaaacatagcaaaatttaaatttttgcaggtgaattattattattattattatttttgcagTGTTGTTAAATAAATGCAACATTTTTGTAGGTGAATTAAAAAAGTTGTTGGCAGAACCAACTGGGTTGCACCCAGAAGAGCAAAAGTTAATatacaaaaacaaagaaaggaATTCAAAAGCTTATCTAGATGTTGCAAGAGTAAAAAATGGCTcaaaaattgtgttgattgaAGACATTTTAAGCAAGGAAAGAAGATGCCTTGAAATGCTTAGTaataaaaagtttgaaaagtccTCAAAGTTGCTAAAAGAAATAAACTTGGAAGTGAATCATCTCTCCCAAGAGGTATGTataatgtatatgtatatatcaaGTTTGAAGGGTTATTATAGATTTGGTCCTCATAGTTTGAAATAAAAAGGTTAGAATTTCGTTCCTATGATTTTAATAGTAAAAATTTAGtcttatggtttgataaaaagaacagttgtaaatatagcaatcaaaCCCAATATATTTGCAGATATAGCACAATGcaaaaaaaattgcaaacatagaaaaatttaaattttgttttcgaaatctatcagtgatagaccatatcgctGGTGGAGGTCATTAGTGATAGATCATATCACTGGTAGAAGTCTAACAATGGAGTCTATCACCTGATAGACTTTTTTTATACTTGGATTTCTTCAGAAATGTTGTTGTACAATTAATTATTATCTTTGAAAGTATTATCCAAAGCAATTACCCTTTGATGAAATCTTCGTAAATAGTCCATACTGTAAGGATTATTTAAGAGGAGTTTATCAAACCATATGACTAAATTTTACTTATAaattatagggactaaattctaattttctccaaactatagggaTCGATTTTTCAGTTTCAAAACgagttttttcaattatttttgaTAGGTTGGATCTTTTCATGTGAAAGCTTGTAAAGAAGGGAGAGTATCAGAAAAGGAAGTGGATGATTTGACTGAATTGCTTATGagaaaattgattcaattaGATGAAATTGAAGTTGTGGGAGATTTGAGACTACAAAGAAGAGAACAGGTAATCAAACCCTTCTACTCAATCTTTCAAGTTCTTTTCACAATTTGTAGGCCCTTTTCatgatgattttattttattttatttatttatttatttattatttctgATTTTAAAAACTGTactaaaaattagttttttacttttcaaaatacttgtgttttaaaaaatttgtggCAACTTTTCAACCACAAAAATCTATATAAATATTTGGATAACTAACATTTACACACatataaacttttatttttttagtagattcttgaattttaaaaatgtttaatagaGTTCGTGAATCTTCAAATTTTTATCGTCTAATAcgtcttctcttcttcttcttttgtaatagatctctagattttaaaaatgtttaatagaGTTCGTGAATCTTCAAATTTTTATCGTCTAATAcgtcttctcttcttcttcttttgtaatagatctctagattttaaaaatgtttaatagaGTTCGTGAATCTTCAAATTTTTATCGTCTAATAcgtcttctcttcttcttcttttgtaatagatctctagattttaaaaatgtttaatagaGTTTATGAATCTTCAACCTTTTGTCTAATGGTCCtaatatatacaaaattttaaaattttaataagtctatttgatttaaatttgagttttatttgtAATATATCCCAAACTTTGGGTATTGTGTCTATTGAATcatgaattatttttaaaaatataagaaatgttaaattcttattaaatataaaattaaaaattaagagatctagtcttaaaacaaaaatttgaaagatttaTTAGATACTATATTGAAAGTTTTTGATAGACGTGAATTTTAAAGTTATAGACTAATTTATTATTGAACCTTCTAtttcaagtattttttttttttcaaatcgaTTATTTCAAATGggttttaaaaatgtatttagtcattcattattgtttttctttctttatttaaaaaaaatcatttgaccaaCAAGAGCATAACTTAACTGGCATATTCCTTGTAGTATCGACCTCGAGATCTGAGCTTTGATATGCACtctacactttaattacaataatttttttttaaaaaaaaatcatttggtAGCAATATTTAAGGGGACTTTCAaagatagaaaaataagaaaaacaatttatacaaaataacaaaattttaatcgtCTTATCTTCTAATTGAAGTCTATTAATGTctatgagttttttttctttttttcgaaAGGTTCCTAGAAACAAAACACAATAACACACAAATCTCatacaattttataattaatttccaaactaaatcatttttatttggaAAAGGTGAGAGAAGTTCAAAAGCAAATTGAAACTCTTGACATGATCAAGCTACAATATTGTATCACTCTCACTACCAATAATGGAAATGCAAACTCAAATGAAGATTTTATTTCCACTACAAAGGGAAAGCAAACTTTGCAGCCAAAGCAACAATGTTTGAGAATAGTGAAGGAAGCTTTAAGGAATTCTGAATCAGTTGTAGTGACAACAAAATGGGAAACTTTTGATTAGGAGTAATATCATCATACTTAAAGTTACAAAAATTTTATGTGAATAAATCATACAATTATATTATCAAAAAGAATTTATTCAATACACATTAGACATATCTACTACCTTTTGGTTcttctcattttcatttttcttttttctttttcctttttttgcccttgaaataattgttatataataaTTCAAAGAGCCCaaaaagaaatatcaaatacaatattgGAATGAGAATGGATTATGagattatatgccataatgggTATTAATAAAGTGGAGAGTGTATGAATTTATATCATTGTATCCATTTAAAACTCTAAACTTTTGTATTAATGTATCAATtcatctttcaaattttgtttcaaaatatcACGTGAAATTTATAGTTCTATCAAATTCCTAAAATTTCAcaagtgaatttaattttagacATACATTATTCAGATAATCTAGGGAAATTTAGACACATTATTAAGATTATTTGTAGAAAATTGCTCACATAAACTTCTCTAAATATTGGattgacaaaaataattttcaaaagaaattataattaagagtctaaattgatttgttt
Proteins encoded in this region:
- the LOC120081151 gene encoding BAG family molecular chaperone regulator 1-like, encoding MINMVSIENQSHRVSELEIRPGGMLVQMRDLNSNNPSFPTIKVKVKFGSSYHHIQINSHASFGELKKLLAEPTGLHPEEQKLIYKNKERNSKAYLDVARVKNGSKIVLIEDILSKERRCLEMLSNKKFEKSSKLLKEINLEVNHLSQEVGSFHVKACKEGRVSEKEVDDLTELLMRKLIQLDEIEVVGDLRLQRREQVREVQKQIETLDMIKLQYCITLTTNNGNANSNEDFISTTKGKQTLQPKQQCLRIVKEALRNSESVVVTTKWETFD